Proteins encoded by one window of Macaca mulatta isolate MMU2019108-1 chromosome 10, T2T-MMU8v2.0, whole genome shotgun sequence:
- the CRLS1 gene encoding cardiolipin synthase (CMP-forming) isoform X1 yields the protein MLALRVARGSWGALRGAAWAPGTRPSKGRACWALLPPVPCCLGCLAERWRLRPAALGLRLPGIGQRNHCSGAGKAAPRPAAGAGAAAEAPGGQWGPASTPSLYENPWTIPNMLSMTRIGLAPVLGYLIIEEDFNIALGVFALAGLTDLLDGFIARNWANQKSALGSALDPLADKILISILYVSLTYADLIPVPLTYMIISRDVMLIAAVFYVRYRTLPTPRTLAKYFNPCYATARLKPTFISKVNTAVQLILVAASLAAPVFNYADSIYLQILWCFTAFTTAASAYSYYHYGRKTVQVIKD from the exons ATGCTAGCTTTGCGCGTGGCGCGCGGCTCGTGGGGGGCCCTGCGCGGCGCCGCTTGGGCTCCGGGGACGCGGCCGAGTAAGGGGCGCGCCTGCTGGGCCCTGCTGCCGCCGGTGCCATGCTGCTTGGGCTGCCTGGCCGAACGCTGGAGGCTGCGTCCGGCCGCGCTTGGCTTGCGGCTGCCCGGGATCGGCCAGCGGAACCACTGCTCGGGCGCGGGGAAGGCGGCCCCCAGGCCAGCGGCCGGAGCGGGCGCCGCCGCCGAAGCCCCGGGCGGCCAGTGGGGCCCGGCGAGCACCCCCAGCCTG TATGAAAACCCATGGACAATCCCAAACATGTTGTCAATGACGAGAATTGGCTTGGCCCCAGTTCTGGGCTATTTGATTATTGAAGAAGATTTTAATATTGCACTAGGAGTTTTTGCTTTAGCTGGGCTAACAGATTTG TTGGATGGATTTATTGCTCGAAACTGGGCCAATCAAAAATCAGCTTTGGGAAGTGCTCTTGATCCACTTGCTGATAAAATACTTATCAGTATCTTATATGTTAGCTTGACCTATGCAGATCTTATTCCAG TTCCGCTTActtatatgatcatttcaagagATGTAATGTTGATTGCTGCTGTTTTTTATGTCAGATACCGAACTCTTCCAACACCA CGAACACTTGCCAAGTATTTCAATCCTTGCTATGCCACAGCTAGGTTAAAACCAACATTCATCAGCAAG gtAAATACAGCAGTCCAATTAATCTTGGTGGCAGCTTCTTTGGCAGCTCCAGTTTTCAACTATGCTGACAGCATTTATCTTCAGATACTGTG GTGTTTTACAGCTTTCACCACAGCTGCATCAGCTTACAGTTACTATCATTATGGTCGGAAGACTGTTCAGGTGATAAAAGACTGA
- the CRLS1 gene encoding cardiolipin synthase (CMP-forming) isoform X2 translates to MLALRVARGSWGALRGAAWAPGTRPSKGRACWALLPPVPCCLGCLAERWRLRPAALGLRLPGIGQRNHCSGAGKAAPRPAAGAGAAAEAPGGQWGPASTPSLYENPWTIPNMLSMTRIGLAPVLGYLIIEEDFNIALGVFALAGLTDLVPRNANSLGPHRPPVPLTYMIISRDVMLIAAVFYVRYRTLPTPRTLAKYFNPCYATARLKPTFISKVNTAVQLILVAASLAAPVFNYADSIYLQILWCFTAFTTAASAYSYYHYGRKTVQVIKD, encoded by the exons ATGCTAGCTTTGCGCGTGGCGCGCGGCTCGTGGGGGGCCCTGCGCGGCGCCGCTTGGGCTCCGGGGACGCGGCCGAGTAAGGGGCGCGCCTGCTGGGCCCTGCTGCCGCCGGTGCCATGCTGCTTGGGCTGCCTGGCCGAACGCTGGAGGCTGCGTCCGGCCGCGCTTGGCTTGCGGCTGCCCGGGATCGGCCAGCGGAACCACTGCTCGGGCGCGGGGAAGGCGGCCCCCAGGCCAGCGGCCGGAGCGGGCGCCGCCGCCGAAGCCCCGGGCGGCCAGTGGGGCCCGGCGAGCACCCCCAGCCTG TATGAAAACCCATGGACAATCCCAAACATGTTGTCAATGACGAGAATTGGCTTGGCCCCAGTTCTGGGCTATTTGATTATTGAAGAAGATTTTAATATTGCACTAGGAGTTTTTGCTTTAGCTGGGCTAACAGATTTG GTGCCTAGGAATGCTAACAGTCTGGGACCACATAGACCACCAG TTCCGCTTActtatatgatcatttcaagagATGTAATGTTGATTGCTGCTGTTTTTTATGTCAGATACCGAACTCTTCCAACACCA CGAACACTTGCCAAGTATTTCAATCCTTGCTATGCCACAGCTAGGTTAAAACCAACATTCATCAGCAAG gtAAATACAGCAGTCCAATTAATCTTGGTGGCAGCTTCTTTGGCAGCTCCAGTTTTCAACTATGCTGACAGCATTTATCTTCAGATACTGTG GTGTTTTACAGCTTTCACCACAGCTGCATCAGCTTACAGTTACTATCATTATGGTCGGAAGACTGTTCAGGTGATAAAAGACTGA
- the CRLS1 gene encoding cardiolipin synthase (CMP-forming) isoform X3, with translation MLSMTRIGLAPVLGYLIIEEDFNIALGVFALAGLTDLLDGFIARNWANQKSALGSALDPLADKILISILYVSLTYADLIPVPLTYMIISRDVMLIAAVFYVRYRTLPTPRTLAKYFNPCYATARLKPTFISKVNTAVQLILVAASLAAPVFNYADSIYLQILWCFTAFTTAASAYSYYHYGRKTVQVIKD, from the exons ATGTTGTCAATGACGAGAATTGGCTTGGCCCCAGTTCTGGGCTATTTGATTATTGAAGAAGATTTTAATATTGCACTAGGAGTTTTTGCTTTAGCTGGGCTAACAGATTTG TTGGATGGATTTATTGCTCGAAACTGGGCCAATCAAAAATCAGCTTTGGGAAGTGCTCTTGATCCACTTGCTGATAAAATACTTATCAGTATCTTATATGTTAGCTTGACCTATGCAGATCTTATTCCAG TTCCGCTTActtatatgatcatttcaagagATGTAATGTTGATTGCTGCTGTTTTTTATGTCAGATACCGAACTCTTCCAACACCA CGAACACTTGCCAAGTATTTCAATCCTTGCTATGCCACAGCTAGGTTAAAACCAACATTCATCAGCAAG gtAAATACAGCAGTCCAATTAATCTTGGTGGCAGCTTCTTTGGCAGCTCCAGTTTTCAACTATGCTGACAGCATTTATCTTCAGATACTGTG GTGTTTTACAGCTTTCACCACAGCTGCATCAGCTTACAGTTACTATCATTATGGTCGGAAGACTGTTCAGGTGATAAAAGACTGA